CGGTACGTTGGATGTCAAGTAGCCGATGATTGGCCTGGCGAGCCTTGTCGATCAACTCGGCGAGATTACGGAGGTGACGTTGCGCACCAAGGTCGGTTGGACTATTGACCACGGTTTCGATACGGGGTGCACTACCCTCCTCGAGGTATTCCTTGATACGAGGATACGAGAGTGTCTGTAGAACGCGTTGATGGTGACATCGGTGCCGCGGGTCACAATCGTGGTTGCAAACTCAGCGCGGTGTGTTTTGCCTATCTGGTGCAGATTTCGGAGGTTTTCGGACACCCGTTTCGGTCCAATCCGGACACCCGTTTCGGAGTTTTCGGACACCTAGACAGGGTGGGCCACTGAGGTAGCCATACTGAATCGGACAACGAGTTTTCCGAGGAGGTAGTTGTGTCACGTCCCCGCATCATCATGCGCCAAATCAGAGAAGTACTAAGGCTCTCACTTTCCGAGCGCCGCTCAATACGAGAAATCTCTCAAGCCTGTTCGCTCCCAAAGAGCACGGTATCTGACTATGTCAAACGGGCAAAGCAAGCTGGGTTGAGTTGGCCGCTTCGAGAAGACCTTGACGACGATGGTTTAGAGTCCCTATTGTTTGGGGCCAACACGCCACCCGTTCATGCTAAACCAATGCCCGATCTTGGCTATCTACACCGGGAGTTGAAGCGTCCCCATATGACGTTAATGCTCCTCTGGCTCTGAGTACCGAGAGGCCCATCCCGATGGCTATGGCTACACCCAGTTCTGCGAGTACTATCGACGATTCACGTGCGTATTCCTGCGAAATGTGCCACCCATTCTCGCTGAAATGTGCC
The sequence above is a segment of the Ferrimicrobium acidiphilum DSM 19497 genome. Coding sequences within it:
- a CDS encoding helix-turn-helix domain-containing protein; protein product: MSRPRIIMRQIREVLRLSLSERRSIREISQACSLPKSTVSDYVKRAKQAGLSWPLREDLDDDGLESLLFGANTPPVHAKPMPDLGYLHRELKRPHMTLMLLWL